In Excalfactoria chinensis isolate bCotChi1 chromosome 3, bCotChi1.hap2, whole genome shotgun sequence, one DNA window encodes the following:
- the ZBTB24 gene encoding zinc finger and BTB domain-containing protein 24 isoform X1 → MAEMPPDPSEKLVIFHSKTHQHTILANFEEQRKKDFLCDITLIVENVQFRAHKALLAASSEYFSMMFVDEGEIGQSIYVLEGMVADAFGALLEFIYTGCVHATEKSTEQILATAQLLKVNDLLRAYSEYQAGRNPGDLLPIPSNSSTTVALSAGDKKSEELPKRKRGRPRKINIVQEEKPGANSVEDVQLRENNSMQNKQNFMKKDTAEEGIVVSEQDLARKDAEETEPAGGSEAAAGLSAEKDENCDPRSEGMQCAQSRYSKRRLRRSIRLKDYKILGEEDEKGLAKGTDGKRKRTGAEARCKDCGKVFKYNHFLAIHQRSHTGERPYKCSECGKGFSQKHSLQVHERMHTGERPYTCTVCNKALTTKHSLLEHMSLHTGQKAFTCDQCGKYFSQKRQLKSHYRVHTGRSLPECNQCHRKFMDAAQLKKHLRTHTGEKPFTCEICGKSFTAKSSLQTHIRIHRGEKPYSCGICGKSFSDSSAKRRHCILHTGKKPFSCPECSLQFARLDNLKSHLKIHSKEKFEKASTAPSTNTNSEEVRNILQLQQYQLATSGGQEIQLLVADAVHNINFMPSHNQGISIVTAESAPNIATGQAANLTLLAQPPQQLQNLLLSTQQEQVEQIQNINVMANQIETAQPEQMHVITLSKEALEHLHAHQGQNEEIHLAGSSHPD, encoded by the exons ATGGCAGAAATGCCTCCCGACCCTTCTGAGAAACTGGTCATCTTCCACTCCAAAACTCACCAACATACCATCCTAGCTAACTTtgaagaacaaaggaagaaagattttctttgtgaCATTACTCTAATAGTGGAGAATGTGCAATTCAGAGCCCATAAAGCTTTGCTCGCTGCCAGCAGTGAATACTTTTCAATGATGTTTGTAGATGAGGGTGAAATAGGGCAGTCAATTTACGTGCTGGAAGGAATGGTTGCTGACGCCTTTGGAGCACTGCTGGAATTTATTTACACGGGTTGTGTCCATGCCACTGAGAAAAGCACTGAACAGATTCTAGCTACTGCACAGCTCCTGAAGGTGAACGACTTGCTGAGGGCCTACAGTGAATACCAGGCTGGTCGCAACCCTGGGGACCTGCTGCCAATCCCTTCCAACAGTAGCACCACTGTAGCACTTAGTGCAGGCGACAAGAAAAGTGAAGAGCTGCCCAAGCGAAAACGAGGGCGACCGAGGAAGATCAATATTGTCCAAGAGGAAAAGCCAGGAGCAAACTCTGTTGAAGATGTGCAGCTGAGGGAGAATAACTCCATGCAAAATAAGCAGAATTTTATGAAAAAAGACACGGCAGAAGAAGGAATAGTTGTCAGCGAACAGGATTTAGCAAGGAAagatgcagaagaaacagaaccTGCTGGTGgatcagaagctgctgctggtcTGTCAGCTGAGAAAGATGAGAACTGTGATCCCAGGTCAGAAGGAATGCAGTGCGCTCAGAGCCGTTACAGCAAACGTCGGCTGAGGAGGTCAATCAGACTAAAAGATTATAAAATTCTCGGTgaagaggatgaaaaaggaCTGGCAAAGGGAACGGATGGAAAAAGGAAACGTACAGGTGCTGAAGCTCGCTGTAAAGACTGTGgcaaagtatttaaatataacCACTTTTTAGCTATTCATCAGAGAAGTCATACGG GAGAGCGCCCTTACAAGTGCAGTGAATGCGGCAAAGGCTTTTCCCAGAAGCACTCTCTTCAGGTCCATGAGCGGATGCACACTGGAGAGCGGCCATACACGTGCACTGTCTGCAATAAGGCTCTGACAACAAAGCATTCTCTTCTGGAACACATGAGCCTACATACAG GGCAAAAGGCTTTTACATGTGATCAGTGTGGGAAATACTTCAGCCAGAAGAGACAGCTCAAGAGCCATTATCGAGTACACACAG GCCGTTCATTGCCGGAATGTAACCAGTGTCATCGCAAATTCATGGATGCAGCTCAGTTAAAGAAACATCTAAGAACACATACAG GTGAGAAGCCTTTCACTTGTGAAATTTGTGGCAAGTCATTCACAGCTAAAAGTTCTCTTCAGACTCACATTAGAATTCACAG GGGAGAAAAGCCGTATTCCTGTGGGATATGTGGAAAATCTTTCTCTGATTCCAGTGCTAAGAGAAGACACTGTATCTTACACACAGgcaaaaagcctttttcttgcCCAGAATGTAGTTTACAGTTTGCTCGTCTGGACAACCTGAAGTCTCACTTGAAAATTCACAGCAAGGAGAAGTTTGAaaaagccagcactgctccaagCACCAACACTAATTCGGAGGAAGTGAGGAATattcttcagctgcagcagtatCAGCTTGCTACCTCTGGAGGGCAGGAGATTCAACTGCTGGTTGCAGACGCAGTGCATAATATAAACTTCATGCCTAGCCATAATCAAGGCATTAGTATTGTTACTGCAGAAAGTGCCCCAAATATAGCAACAGGGCAGGCAGCTAACCTCACACTGCTTGCTCAGCCACCACAGCAGTTGCAAAACCTGTTGCTTTCAACTCAGCAGGAGCAAGTGGAACAAATCCAAAACATCAATGTGATGGCAAACCAAATAGAGACTGCTCAGCCTGAACAAATGCACGTCATCACTCTTTCCAAGGAAGCACTAGAACATCTCCATGCTCATCAGGggcaaaatgaagaaatccaTTTAGCAGGATCTTCCCATCCAGATTAG
- the ZBTB24 gene encoding zinc finger and BTB domain-containing protein 24 isoform X2 produces the protein MAEMPPDPSEKLVIFHSKTHQHTILANFEEQRKKDFLCDITLIVENVQFRAHKALLAASSEYFSMMFVDEGEIGQSIYVLEGMVADAFGALLEFIYTGCVHATEKSTEQILATAQLLKVNDLLRAYSEYQAGRNPGDLLPIPSNSSTTVALSAGDKKSEELPKRKRGRPRKINIVQEEKPGANSVEDVQLRENNSMQNKQNFMKKDTAEEGIVVSEQDLARKDAEETEPAGGSEAAAGLSAEKDENCDPRSEGMQCAQSRYSKRRLRRSIRLKDYKILGEEDEKGLAKGTDGKRKRTGAEARCKDCGKVFKYNHFLAIHQRSHTGERPYKCSECGKGFSQKHSLQVHERMHTGERPYTCTVCNKALTTKHSLLEHMSLHTGQKAFTCDQCGKYFSQKRQLKSHYRVHTGKCFNKDH, from the exons ATGGCAGAAATGCCTCCCGACCCTTCTGAGAAACTGGTCATCTTCCACTCCAAAACTCACCAACATACCATCCTAGCTAACTTtgaagaacaaaggaagaaagattttctttgtgaCATTACTCTAATAGTGGAGAATGTGCAATTCAGAGCCCATAAAGCTTTGCTCGCTGCCAGCAGTGAATACTTTTCAATGATGTTTGTAGATGAGGGTGAAATAGGGCAGTCAATTTACGTGCTGGAAGGAATGGTTGCTGACGCCTTTGGAGCACTGCTGGAATTTATTTACACGGGTTGTGTCCATGCCACTGAGAAAAGCACTGAACAGATTCTAGCTACTGCACAGCTCCTGAAGGTGAACGACTTGCTGAGGGCCTACAGTGAATACCAGGCTGGTCGCAACCCTGGGGACCTGCTGCCAATCCCTTCCAACAGTAGCACCACTGTAGCACTTAGTGCAGGCGACAAGAAAAGTGAAGAGCTGCCCAAGCGAAAACGAGGGCGACCGAGGAAGATCAATATTGTCCAAGAGGAAAAGCCAGGAGCAAACTCTGTTGAAGATGTGCAGCTGAGGGAGAATAACTCCATGCAAAATAAGCAGAATTTTATGAAAAAAGACACGGCAGAAGAAGGAATAGTTGTCAGCGAACAGGATTTAGCAAGGAAagatgcagaagaaacagaaccTGCTGGTGgatcagaagctgctgctggtcTGTCAGCTGAGAAAGATGAGAACTGTGATCCCAGGTCAGAAGGAATGCAGTGCGCTCAGAGCCGTTACAGCAAACGTCGGCTGAGGAGGTCAATCAGACTAAAAGATTATAAAATTCTCGGTgaagaggatgaaaaaggaCTGGCAAAGGGAACGGATGGAAAAAGGAAACGTACAGGTGCTGAAGCTCGCTGTAAAGACTGTGgcaaagtatttaaatataacCACTTTTTAGCTATTCATCAGAGAAGTCATACGG GAGAGCGCCCTTACAAGTGCAGTGAATGCGGCAAAGGCTTTTCCCAGAAGCACTCTCTTCAGGTCCATGAGCGGATGCACACTGGAGAGCGGCCATACACGTGCACTGTCTGCAATAAGGCTCTGACAACAAAGCATTCTCTTCTGGAACACATGAGCCTACATACAG GGCAAAAGGCTTTTACATGTGATCAGTGTGGGAAATACTTCAGCCAGAAGAGACAGCTCAAGAGCCATTATCGAGTACACACAG GAAAGTGCTTTAACAAAGATCACTGA